Proteins co-encoded in one Kwoniella shandongensis chromosome 12, complete sequence genomic window:
- a CDS encoding serine/threonine-protein phosphatase ppe1 codes for MPVSTSSDPDQWIAHIRQCKHLPERQMKLLCNRVRDLLLEESNVHLVQSPVTICGDIHGQFWDVLEIFRQGGEAPETSYIFMGDFVDRGYYSLETLSLLLAYKARYPDKITLLRGNHESRQITQVYGFYDECMQKYGNPSVWKACCTVFDHLNLAAIIDSSILCVHGGLSPDIKTLDQVRIIPRAQEIPHEGAFCDLMWSDPDEVDSWSVSPRGAGWLFGAKVTAEFNHVNSLSLIARAHQLVQEGYKHVFDGSLVTVWSAPNYCYRCGNSASIMQVDDEGKTSFKVYEAAHENQTDQKNPALRRLQAPSYFV; via the exons ATGCCAgtatcaacatcatcagATCCAGATCAATGGATAGCCCAT ATTCGACAATGTAAACATTTACCCGAACGACAGATGAAACTCCTCTGTAATAGAGTACGCGATTTACTGCTGGAAGAATCGAATGTCCATCTCGTACAATCGCCAGTGACGATTTGTGGTGATATACATGGACAGTTTTGGGACGTTTTGGAGATTTTtagacaaggtggagaagcacCAGAGACCAGTTATATCTTTATG GGCGATTTCGTCGATAGAGGATACTACAGCTTGGAGACATTATCATTATTACTAGCGTACAAAGCTCG ATATCCTGACAAGATCACACTGTTACGAGGAAACCATGAGAGTCGGCAGATCACCCAGGTGTATGGGTTCTACG ATGAGTGTATGCAGAAATATGGAAATCCATCCGTTTGGAAAGCTTGTTGTACAGTATTCGatcacctcaacctcgcAGCG ATTATCGACTCCTCTATTCTCTGTGTGCATGGCGGTTTGTCACCAGATATCAAGACATTAGATCAAGTTCGAATTATCCCTCGAGCGCAAGAAATACCTCACGAGGGAGCTTTCTGTG ATCTCATGTGGTCAGATCcagacgaggtggattcgTGGTCCGTCAGTCCGAGAGGCGCAGGGTGGTTATTCGGTGCAAAAGTGACAGCAGAG TTCAACCACGTAAACTCTCTATCACTCATCGCCAGAGCGCATCAATTGGTCCAAGAAGGCTACAAACACGTCTTCGACGGTTCACTCGTAACCGTCTGGTCCGCTCCGAATTACTGCTATCGATGTGGAAACAGCGCGAGTATCATGCaggttgacgatgaggggAAGACCAGTTTCAAAGTGTATGAAGCGGCGCATGAGAATCAAACGGATCAGAAGAATCCAGCATTGAGgagactg CAAGCACCGTCGTATTTCGTTTGA
- a CDS encoding serine-tRNA ligase: MIDLIHLQTDKGGNPEIVRESQRKRGASVELVDEVIAIFAEHKQANFEKEGAQRELNLLQKEIGQIKKAKGDATELLAKKAEMDKKIADLVAKAAELVKLRDQKAGLIGNIVDPANHVSTTEDDNPILRVWHPEPNHKGNSSPGLQAEDKSTDILSHHEVLARLEAYDTDRGVKVFGHRGFYLTNDGVDLNQALINYGLDFLRTKKFRKVQPPFMIKKDIMAATAQLSEFDEALYKVSGDTDERYLIATSEQPISAMHMDENLDPKVLPKLYAGYSTCFRKEAGSHGKDTWGIFRVHQFEKVEQFVVCEPEESSQWLDTMVENSRAFYESLEIPYRVVNIVSGALNNAASIKYDLEAWFPYQGEYKELVSCSNCTDYQSRSLNVRLGYKSKGEKTGFVHMLNGTLCATERALCCIVENYQTPEGLRIPKVLQPYMQGREFIPYTAELPKNSTTNKAAAAAASAKK, translated from the exons ATGATTGACCTTATCCATC tgcAAACCGATAAAGGGGGTAACCCGGAGATTGTCCGTGAATCtcaaaggaagagaggagcgagtgtcgagcttgtcgacgAGGTCATTGCCATCTTCGCTGAGCACAAACAGG CCAActttgagaaagaaggtgcTCAAAGAGAACTCAACTTGCTCCAAAAAGAGATTGGTCAGATCAAAAAGGCCAAGGGAGATGCTACTGAGCTCTTGGCCAAGAAGGcagagatggacaagaagaTTGCGGACCTCGTGGCCAAGGCGGCGGAGTTGGTCAAGCTGAGAGATCAGAAAGCTGGGTTGATTGGAAACATCGTTGATCCCGCCAACCACGTTTCCACGactgag GACGACAACCCTATCCTTCGAGTTTGGCACCCCGAGCCCAACCACAAGGGCAACTCTTCACCCGGTCTTCAAGCCGAGGACAAATCCACCGACATTCTCTCCCACCACGAAGTCCTCGCCCGACTTGAGGCCTACGATACCGACCGAGGTGTCAAGGTGTTTGGTCACCGTGGATTCTACCTCACCAACGACGGTGTTGATCTCAACCAAGCGCTCATCAACTACGGATTGGACTTCTTGAGAACGAAAAAGTTCAGAAAAGTCCAACCTCCTTTCatgatcaagaaggatatcatGGCCGCTACCGCTCAATTGTCCGAGTTCGACGAGGCTTTGTACAAGGTTTCAGGGGACACGGATGAGAGATATTTGATCGCTACTAGTGAACAACCCATCTCTGCTATGCACATGGACGAGAACCTGGATCCCAAGGTCTTGCCCAAGCT CTACGCCGGTTACTCTACTTGTTTCCGAAAAGAGGCCGGTTCTCACGGTAAGGACACCTGGGGTATCTTCCGAGTCCACCAATTCGAAAAGGTTGAGCAG TTCGTCGTTTGTGAACCCGAGGAGTCTTCTCAATGGCTTGACACCATGGTTGAAAACTCTCGAGCGTTCTACGAATCCCTCGAGATCCCTTACAGagtcgtcaacatcgtctcTGGTGCTTTGAACAACGCCGCTTCTATCAAATACGATCTCGAAGCTTGGTTCCCTTACCAAGGAGAGTACAAGGAGTTGGTCAGCTGTTCCAACTGTACTGATTACC AGTCGAGATCATTAAACGTCCGATTGGGTTACAAGTccaagggagagaagaccggTTTCGTCCACATGCTCAACGGAACTCTTTGTGCTACCGAGCGAGCCTTGTGTTGCATCGTTGAGAACTACCAAACACCCGAG GGTCTCCGTATACCCAAGGTCCTCCAACCTTACATGCAAGGACGAGAATTCATCCCTTACACTGCAGAGTTGCCCAAGAACTCTACCACCAACAaagctgccgccgccgctgcctcTGCGAAGAAGTAG